One genomic region from Blastocatellia bacterium encodes:
- a CDS encoding helix-turn-helix domain-containing protein produces MYKQEKDDQDRKRLQALWLLRQGRLVKEVAEIVGVHFGTVREWGNVVSAGRGEGSAGAPSRGLMEAGNRG; encoded by the coding sequence CTGTACAAACAAGAGAAGGACGATCAAGACCGGAAGCGGCTGCAGGCGCTGTGGCTATTGCGTCAAGGGCGTCTGGTGAAGGAGGTGGCCGAGATCGTCGGGGTCCACTTTGGCACGGTGCGGGAGTGGGGGAACGTGGTATCGGCAGGCAGAGGTGAAGGGAGTGCGGGAGCACCGTCACGGGGGCTCATGGAGGCGGGAAATCGAGGTTGA
- a CDS encoding tetratricopeptide repeat protein, with protein MEAAIAALRTAIKQQHGRFPKAYLLLGKSLADAGQLDQAIAAFTTAIEQQPHYPDAYYHLGLALSRRGDTDRAIAAYERAIEQQSGNHPGAYHSLGLALLSKGEIDRAIAAFRQAIAQRGGVFPRAYFNLGWALAHKGEIDEAIAAYRTALEQSGGNSPAVHFQLGWLLMGKGDLEGAIESFRTAIEQRAGEYPEAQFELGRALLARGQVDEAITAFTQCIAAEPNNAAAYFNLGRAYLRRGDSDRAIEALETAIRQQEGTFPAAYHHLALALAQKGELEKALVACRRAIEQNPFFPKAYYDLGRLLITSGDTTGAIEAFRKAVEQRQGKFPEAELELARALAADGQLEEAAERYRRVIAQGYEVTDAHYELGHLLARAGQLEPAADAFRAAIASSGGTHARALYNLGRVLHARRELAEAATAFRQAIAAHPHFPHAYFNLARVLFEQGQMEEARRTLLTAIEQRGDQFPEAYHLLGRIHFSTDELHLAVRAFQRAIEQRAGHYPEAYRDLATAYYADDRIDDAVAALRTALAQHPDPWPEAALDLGRALARKGPEALPDAIASFRQAIAWRYEFPEAHYHLGRALLDAGDVNEAIQEFHLAIEQCPEFPGAYYHLGRALTRVGKLEEAIAAYRQALTFNPHFAKAHHALGVALYLDGNVTEAVKEFQEAIRLKEDFARAHHDLGLALADGGDLEGAIAAFTAAIRYAGEVYPEAFYDLGNAHFARGDLAQAIAAYTKAIEERNDFSDAYYQLGVAHYEKGELSEAVAAFRRAIETQKNIFPHAWCRLGIVLADLGEVDQALDAFRQAIAQCETFPLAYYNLGNALYTKGLFDDAIAAYQKAIEDSGGIFPEALRNLGNAYIRKGDLTTAIEMYRRAADQSHGTDPHAYLNLGLALLDAGDLAQAEAAFRQVIALQPVDPEAHYYLGVVSSRQGQFEAAIQAFRTAIDQRAGIYPEAHFELGRTLYEKNDYVGAITEFTTALEQQSHYPEAQYWLGRALAAHGDLDQAISVLRAACAAQPGGYPDAHYEAGLLLARKGQLDAAIEQMIQAIRQSRGFFPEAHYQKGRLHARRGELASAIEEFKIAIEQRQGIFAEAYNDLGRVLYMKGDLEAANAAYRKAIQQRGTASPALHPPPHDVELLTGGLSAQWQRRLRHAPRIARAEGVSASRSLTTESESIEEEESLLPAVEPTGNVSPSAPSSPDAS; from the coding sequence CTGGAAGCCGCCATCGCCGCGCTGCGCACGGCCATCAAGCAGCAGCATGGACGATTCCCCAAGGCCTATCTCCTTCTGGGGAAATCACTCGCCGATGCCGGCCAGCTTGATCAAGCGATCGCCGCCTTCACGACGGCCATCGAACAACAACCGCATTATCCCGATGCCTATTACCACCTGGGTCTGGCTCTGTCCCGACGCGGCGATACCGATCGCGCTATCGCCGCTTATGAGCGTGCCATCGAACAGCAATCGGGCAACCATCCGGGCGCGTACCACAGTCTTGGCCTGGCGCTCTTGAGCAAAGGCGAGATTGATCGGGCCATCGCCGCCTTTCGTCAGGCCATCGCTCAACGCGGCGGAGTTTTCCCTCGTGCTTATTTCAACCTCGGATGGGCACTGGCGCATAAAGGCGAGATTGATGAGGCCATCGCCGCTTATCGCACAGCGCTCGAGCAATCGGGCGGAAACAGTCCCGCCGTGCATTTCCAGCTCGGCTGGCTGCTCATGGGCAAGGGCGATCTGGAGGGAGCCATCGAATCTTTTCGCACCGCCATCGAGCAACGCGCAGGAGAATATCCCGAAGCGCAGTTTGAACTGGGACGCGCGCTGCTGGCACGCGGGCAGGTTGATGAGGCGATCACCGCCTTCACCCAGTGTATCGCCGCCGAGCCCAACAACGCTGCCGCTTATTTTAATCTCGGTCGCGCCTACCTGCGTCGGGGCGATAGCGATCGAGCCATCGAAGCGCTGGAGACAGCCATCCGTCAACAGGAGGGCACGTTCCCGGCGGCCTATCATCATCTGGCTTTGGCTCTGGCACAGAAGGGCGAACTGGAAAAAGCCCTTGTTGCCTGTCGTCGCGCCATCGAGCAGAATCCCTTCTTCCCCAAAGCGTATTATGATCTGGGACGATTGCTGATCACCAGCGGTGACACGACCGGCGCGATTGAGGCCTTCCGCAAAGCCGTGGAGCAACGCCAGGGAAAGTTCCCCGAAGCCGAACTGGAGCTGGCTCGCGCTCTGGCCGCCGATGGCCAGCTCGAGGAAGCAGCCGAGCGGTATCGTCGCGTGATCGCTCAAGGATACGAGGTGACCGATGCTCACTACGAACTGGGACATCTGCTGGCTCGCGCGGGTCAGTTAGAGCCTGCCGCCGACGCCTTCCGCGCGGCCATCGCATCGTCGGGAGGAACGCATGCCCGCGCGCTTTATAACCTCGGGCGCGTGCTTCATGCCCGGAGAGAACTGGCCGAAGCCGCTACGGCCTTCCGTCAAGCCATCGCAGCCCATCCTCACTTCCCCCATGCGTATTTCAATCTCGCGCGCGTGCTGTTTGAACAAGGTCAGATGGAGGAAGCGCGGCGCACGCTCCTCACGGCCATCGAGCAACGCGGGGATCAGTTTCCCGAAGCCTATCATCTGCTCGGGCGCATTCATTTTTCGACGGACGAGTTGCATCTGGCCGTGCGCGCCTTCCAGCGCGCCATCGAGCAGCGGGCGGGCCACTATCCCGAAGCCTATCGTGATCTGGCGACCGCCTACTATGCCGACGATCGCATTGATGATGCCGTTGCCGCGTTGCGCACGGCGCTGGCGCAACATCCCGACCCCTGGCCCGAAGCGGCTCTCGACCTCGGACGTGCTCTGGCGCGAAAAGGCCCGGAGGCCCTCCCCGACGCCATCGCCTCGTTTCGTCAGGCCATCGCCTGGCGCTACGAGTTCCCCGAAGCGCATTATCATCTCGGTCGCGCTCTTCTGGACGCCGGCGACGTCAACGAAGCAATCCAGGAATTTCATCTGGCCATTGAGCAATGCCCGGAATTTCCCGGCGCGTATTATCACCTCGGTCGCGCCCTGACCCGCGTGGGTAAGCTGGAAGAAGCGATCGCGGCCTACCGCCAGGCTCTGACGTTCAACCCTCACTTCGCCAAGGCTCATCACGCTCTGGGCGTAGCGCTCTATCTGGATGGGAACGTGACGGAGGCCGTCAAAGAATTTCAAGAGGCTATCCGGCTGAAAGAAGATTTCGCTCGAGCCCATCACGATCTCGGACTGGCCCTGGCCGACGGAGGAGACCTGGAAGGAGCCATCGCCGCCTTCACCGCAGCCATTCGCTACGCCGGCGAGGTGTACCCCGAAGCGTTTTACGATCTGGGGAACGCACACTTCGCGCGCGGCGATTTGGCACAAGCTATCGCAGCCTATACAAAGGCTATCGAAGAGCGGAACGATTTCAGCGATGCCTACTATCAACTCGGCGTGGCTCATTATGAGAAGGGCGAGCTGAGCGAAGCTGTGGCCGCCTTTCGCCGAGCCATCGAGACGCAGAAAAACATCTTTCCCCACGCCTGGTGTCGTCTGGGCATTGTGCTGGCGGATCTGGGCGAGGTGGATCAGGCTCTCGATGCCTTTCGTCAGGCCATCGCTCAGTGCGAGACGTTTCCGCTGGCCTATTACAATCTGGGGAATGCTCTCTACACCAAGGGGCTTTTCGACGATGCGATCGCCGCCTATCAAAAAGCGATCGAAGACAGCGGTGGCATCTTCCCCGAAGCCCTTCGCAATCTCGGCAACGCTTACATTCGCAAAGGGGATCTGACGACGGCCATTGAGATGTACCGCCGCGCCGCCGATCAGAGTCACGGGACCGATCCCCACGCCTATCTCAATCTCGGCTTGGCTTTGCTCGATGCCGGGGATCTGGCACAGGCCGAAGCAGCGTTCCGCCAGGTCATCGCTCTTCAACCGGTTGACCCCGAGGCGCATTATTATCTGGGCGTGGTCTCCTCGCGTCAGGGCCAGTTTGAAGCGGCCATCCAGGCCTTTCGTACAGCCATTGATCAACGGGCGGGCATCTATCCCGAAGCTCATTTTGAACTGGGACGAACGCTCTACGAAAAGAACGACTACGTTGGTGCCATCACCGAATTCACCACGGCTCTGGAGCAGCAAAGTCACTATCCCGAAGCGCAATACTGGCTCGGCCGCGCCCTGGCCGCTCATGGCGACCTCGATCAAGCGATCTCGGTCCTCCGCGCTGCCTGTGCGGCTCAACCCGGCGGCTATCCCGACGCTCACTATGAAGCGGGATTGCTGCTGGCCCGCAAAGGACAGCTCGACGCCGCGATTGAGCAGATGATTCAGGCCATTCGCCAGAGCCGGGGATTCTTTCCCGAAGCACACTATCAGAAAGGTCGCCTTCATGCCCGTCGCGGCGAGCTGGCCTCGGCCATCGAGGAGTTCAAAATCGCCATCGAGCAGCGGCAGGGCATTTTTGCCGAAGCGTACAACGATCTGGGGCGCGTGCTCTACATGAAGGGCGATCTGGAAGCCGCCAATGCTGCCTATCGCAAAGCCATTCAACAACGCGGGACAGCCAGCCCGGCCCTTCACCCTCCACCCCATGACGTTGAGCTTCTCACCGGTGGGCTCTCTGCGCAATGGCAACGGCGACTGCGGCACGCGCCGCGTATCGCTCGGGCCGAAGGCGTTTCCGCTTCACGCTCTCTGACCACCGAATCCGAGAGCATCGAAGAAGAGGAGAGCTTATTGCCGGCGGTTGAACCTACCGGCAACGTATCCCCATCCGCACCATCTTCCCCCGATGCATCGTGA